ATCTTATGACTAATATCTTGTCAAGTAAAATAGTCATTTATTGTGACAAGGATTATCTTACGGACTATGGAAAAGATCAGCATAAATGCACTCAAACAAATGATTTCAAATCatgttgttttgttgttgatcaaCTGTCTAAATCGGAATTaaggaaacaatctcatcaaaagATGTTGTCATATTCCAAGAATTTTTTGGGTCAATATAAGAGTTCTGCTCAATTCATGACTCAAAAGAATTCTTGTCACACTTATGATCTTGATCGTCAAACTGATCCTTCTGTTGAATCAGTTCACTCAAGTTGTGACTTAATGAAAGAAGGTTATTCTTGGAATAGTTTTAAAAAGGAGGATTCTGAAACCATCAAGATAAATTGTGTTCCACAAACAAAGATGAGCCATCAAGTGCTCACTTCAACAACTAAGATTGTTGATTGGAATTTCCCAACTTGTGCTCGATTTAAATAAATGGGAAATTCTTAAAGAAGCACTGGAATATGAGAAAATACTCAATCTATCTATGTCATGAACATCTAaaatatttttctagttctggaatattttctctatttttagaaaaatacttTCGATCTTAGGGAAGTTCATGACAAAATTGGGCAAGATATTTTCGGACTCTCTTGACCATAATGTTTCGGAAAACCCTTATTTCCGAAAGAGTATATTTTCACGAATTTTATCAAATAAAAATACCTTGATTAGGTGTTTCAAAACTTGGAAACCAAGTTCTATTTGATATATAAAACATCTTAAGAACCGATTCTTTTCTCCACGTTTAGTATGCGGTTCAAGATGGGTAAAAATACTGTTGACATTGATTCACAATTACAGAAGCTTGAAACATGTCTTCCTAATGAGATTAAGTTCTACTTCTCAAGGGAACATAAGAGGAATCAAATATCACTTGAGCTCATGTTCCTTTTAATGAGAGATTTTGAGATTGCTCAAGAATAATTGGAAGCTTCTGTAAAGAATGAAAAGTGGCTCGAGTCAAATCTTTTGAAGTTGACTGTGGAGGTGAATCTCTTGAAGAGGAGATTCAATCatctaaaagaaaagagaagactcgaGAACTTGAACGCTGAAGAAACTTCAGTAAATAATCAGAGAACTTCTAGGGATTGAGTTATATGCTGTGATACTTAATccaaagaaaatagacatcagtttctgatttttgtataaggtctatttttttgaataaaactatcaattatttataaataaaattattagtttataatttttctggtgatagtttccgattacataggttgtgcttgaatgtctatattatttttatgtgtttatgggatgtatgatttcggttttcataaattAAGGTTTACCAAaggatgtgaacccttatggtttgcatgactttttgatttagcgggattaagttctagcccatgttggtaggctttatcaaaggatcataaggtgttacgattgaaactcatatgtaaaaaggcacaatgtgttgaatcaatttgtgtttacatgagttttgtttagcataaacatatgtgtttcgggttttcaactttttctattggcacgcattagttaaaacctattcaacctttctctggtaaggtTGCTCTttgctgtttttcttttgttcttgcgagagaatgacaacatactgggggagaattctaacttgaacttgcgcttaatgattgggccgaccgagcgaagcgagggaggacctttatatggccacttttttgtaaatagtaagtgatcaattgacacaaaaaggTTGGATTTGGTGTCCCAAATAGATTTCAATCAACAATGAAATGTCAATAGAGCCCCTTCATGTTTCCATTTCTCACTAAAACTACGGTAAATATAACTCAAATGAAGGATAATCGCGTAATTTAGCGACTGAAAAAAGGACATAGAGGTTGGAAAACTTTTAATTGTTCAGGGGCAGTTTAGTAAAACCCTAGGTAAAATGACCTAAAGGTTACAGGATCGAATCCCGGCCACCTCCTtcgttttttttccttcctttttcttttcccttcttcttccttctccttcgttgttttttcttcttcgtccacaaactccaacagagaaACTCTAAACCCCAATCTCTTCTCCATTAAAATCATCTCCGATTACCTCCGTTTTCGAACAGAGAAGATAGATTGATTGATTCACATAAACCCTGAAAAATTTATAGATACGAATCAAAACCAATTAGAGTTTACAGGAAGGATTTGAGTTGGTGATTGAGATCAAGGAATCGAGTGACCGTTCATGTCAATCAAGGAAAAATTTAGTGAATTAATTGAATCAGGAAGGTGTTAGTAAAATTGAGATTTTGATTGGGTTAAGATTTCTCAAAGTCAGTGAGAATAAAGGTTAGGGTTTCTTAATTTGATTGCGAAATTGAGTGGAAATAAAGTTGAAAACAAGCAATGAAGGAGGGTTATGTTGTGTAGCGATCAAGGGAAAGGAGGTAGCAAGTGATTCTCCATTTTCAGCGATGAATAGGTGAATTagttttttcaaaattaattagAAATTCAattgtgaaaaatactataacccccctactatatgggttcaacatataaaagccccacaaaatggatccttcactatcaactccactctttcacattttgatatttctaggcccaaaactttttttttcagGGCTTGATAATAAAGTGACATTTTCGTAATGTCAAATTTACCCTTTTCAATATATACAAGAGAAAAATCATAAGATCCATTCATTTctccattttctttctctctcatttCTCTCTCTCTCGGTTTGCAGAGAAAcaacttttagggtttctcagattCATTTGCATCTTCTTCTTTTAGATCTTCTACTACAACAATGGTGAAGAAGTTCTAGATAAGAAGATCTGTTTGATGCCATTATAACCAAAGAAGATCATCTACATCTGAAGATTCATCTCTAAAATCAAATCGACCTACAAACAAGATTCATCtaagtttatttttctttcaCTGATTTCATTTTTCATCTGCTCTTTTAGATCTAGAGAAACGATGATAAATCATATGCGTGTttgttattagagggagaaaatATGTTTGAAGCGATAACAAATTTTGATGCAATATTTTGAGTTCATACCGTTTTTGATGTAGTTATCTTGATTTCGTTATTTTTGTTTGGATTTCGTCTTTGATTTGCTAATAAATGCACTTTTAATGTTATGTCCATATAGTTTTGATTTCTATGGTTATACAAGATAGATCTATGTTTTTTAATCTTATTCAGTTCGTTTTAGTACGGTGTCAGTGAAATTTCACTGGCGTttcaatttgattttagtttgaaAGGAAAAATCTCGTTTCAATTTCGTTTAAAGAAAAGCAATCAGATTCAGATTCAATCTGATGATACATATCTGTGTTGTTGTGTGTTATAGGTTCTCTCAAATGATATAGAGGAGTCACAAGTTCAAGCGTTTGGTACAATCCTCAAACTCCTTCTTCATGGTAACTACTCATACTACTAATCATCATCTTCGACATCATGATTCTCAAACTCTCTCCATGATTTATTTTCATTAACATCTATGTTCTGAATCTGATAGTGAAGTTGTttttatgtaatttgttatgtgatGACATACAATATGTGTAACTTACGTCTATACACCCAATTTGCACGTGTAACTTGcttctacacatccaattagcatgtgtaactgcgATATAACTTCTTCCAGTTTTGAGTCTGTTTTTGCTtccaattaacatgtgtaactttcgtctacacacccaatttgcatgtgtaacttggtTCTAAACATCCAATTAGAatgtgtaactcgcagttacaTATAAATATAACTTCTTCCGGTTTTgagtatgtttttttctttcaattagcATGTCTCTagtcatatacatgtgtaactcctatttaCCAGTCAAGTGCATGTAAaacttgaaaaagcgagggtctaacaacaccacccaatatttcgcttggcaatctgtatggactaactccgaaatactttctagagaatcaactagacagtcagactcaatcgaggtaaaagtatctcaaggagttaatacctctctcttgttttgatttactcaagctaatagaaatcagcgagacctaatcaaatacaaggaataactcggatggtaccaaaggccaatatccgaggatcaatcaatgacaatcaacaaccaaaggttggattactctaactgatgatctaacgcacaacatgaattatttcaattataaagataaaacaatataatgcggaaattgaaataacacagacaccagaaattttgttaacgaggaaaccgtaaatgcagaaaaaccccgggacctagtccagattgaacacacactgtattaagccgctacagacactagcctactccaagctaacttcggactgaactgtatttgaaccccaatcagtctctcactgatccaatgtacacttgtattccctacgcctctgatcccagcaggatactgcgcacttgattcccttagctgatctcacccacaactaagagttgctacgacccaaagtcgaagacttgatgaaaaacaaatttgtctcacacagacaagtctatcgaaggactaatctgtctcccacagataaaccctaaaaggttttgtttcgttttttgataataaccaaggtgaacaggaaccaatcgataatccggtcttatgttctcgaagaacagcctagattaatcaatcacctcacaacaatcttaatcgtatggtagcgaaacaagacgtcgtggaatcacaaacgatgagatgaagatgtttgtgattacttttatatcttgcctatcggagatatcaatctcaagccaataaatatgatcgaaatcgtacgatagaagatgcaagatcaggacacacaactacgataaaagtagtatcggtctggcttcacaatcccaatgaagtctttaagtcgttaacctggttttagaagaagaaaaccaaaggttaaaggagatccaattctagcacgcaaactagtatcacacgtaaggtgtggggattagttttgcattgatgctagatgtccccttatatagtctttcaaatcaaggttttccattaagttaccttggtaacaaagcaatcaatatccaccgttagatgaaaacctgatttagattcaagctaatatttctcaaccgttagatcgaaaacttagcttgttacacacaattgaaatgcacgcttctaggtttgttaaccgtatgcacttgttggttcaataatagttaaccaaaaggttagccatatgagcatttcatatcaaccatgttcttcttcaccataactagttcacatgactcaaatgaactagttagagagttgttcaattgcaaggaattcttatgtaactacactagacacaattgaagcaaagatgatttgattcactcgaatcggttcatgaacttttatagccacggtttgcaaactgcattccttagtctttttaagtttaagttcagaaatcatcttcagatatataaccttcttaagttcgcagacttggttcgcggacttaaattaccgggcagagtttacaaactccagcagaaattctcgggatgagaacttcgctggttcgcggacggagttcgcggacttagcttcacgcactagtttgtcaacaccagcagaaattctcgggtttgagaacttcggcagttcgcagacttggctcacgccattcttccagttcttttgatcaacaaagttcgcaaactttggttcaaggaataggacttatacataaatgtgtttccacaacaatgcttatgtccaccattggttatgtagtctaaactctcattccaatcattgaaacattcttcgtcaaagcaattttcaaagtgattcaaacatatcatgactttcgtcactaggtaaagataaacttggttgaagcaaaaagcttaccaacacatatttcgagatatagataggcaaggtatactcggctcgaaatacaactgtgtataatcaaagtctatatatagcatacgactttttgtctcaagaagtaggagatataatagatagatttttgagtgatagataagttcaagtcttcacatacctttttgtcgagaagttccatcggttccttgagtagttcttcttcttgtatgatgaatcgccatgaagtccttgagctcaactacactttctatcctagtccgagacttagctatagtagactagaaatcaagacttatagttttgatcactaacattgacaaacatgcttgagataacaacgcatgcgagttcgaccgagcaatgctctaacaatctccccctttgtcaattttagtgatcactcttttcagagtatcaaagaaAAAGAATTGTAGTATAGTCGTTCGAACCACAGAGATTGTTGGTGCTCAGAAGAATTATTATgcaaagaaataatataaagtTGATTTGTAATTGAGTTGTGAAACGTAGCAAACGATAATTGTAAATGAAAGAAATAAATGATTTTAGTACCTACCAAGACTTGGGGTTTCACCTAATGTATTCAAATATGTGTGTGATCAAATTATAACTCAAATAGAAATGAATAACGATTCATTCTACCCGACAGATATAGCAAATTAGAATCTTAATGTAACTAAAACAAATACCATTTCATGACGATTGATTATATTTCTAACATAAAGCTCGATTGAGAAATGTCACAGGAATTCCCTAGCATTCAATGTATCCGGAAATCACAATAAATCTAAGAAGTGTACAGACACTACCAATACAAAATTACAATCAAACAGAGACAAAGAAATGGATTAAAACTTGGAATTTATTTATGATCACTGTAAAGAATACTTGAACCCATTAAGCTTCCCCTCTAGTCTTGGCAGAGAGGAGTTTAGCTTCTCATTGTTGTGTAGATAGCCATAGAAAAATATTCAGTAGAAAACTCCAACATACAAGAGAACTAAACACTGAACTAATTAGAAAACTAAAGAACAGATTGTGATATTCCAGCTTACCCTCTTGGttggttcttcttctccttctataCAGCAACAACTTGACTTCTTCTCTGACTTCTAGCTCAACAAATTAGTCCTATCTTCATGCCAAAAAGACCTGAACCAACCCATATTCATCTCTTCATTTGGTCTTCCTCCTGTTTCTGCCTAAAGATAGCTGCAATCAGTTGCTTGTATTTGACTCAATAGAAACAGCGCTCTTCCTGTAATTTCTCACAATTCAGTCAATGTAAACATCAACCAAAATTCCCCATCATCTCAACTTCCTTGCTCCATCGATTGCAGTGATTAACTCCTAGGCCTGAACCCAGTCCAGCCAACAACCCTTGTAGCACTAACAGTTGGAAGCAAAACTTGATTTgcaaacaacaacaacttcagttTTTCCCTGATTTGTAGCTTCACGTTTCTGTCCCAGCTGCCACTATTCGAGTTCCCTCCGTTCATTGTTCTTCGTGCATAAACAACCAGATTCAAAGCTCAGAATCATCTCCAAATATCAGCAGCAATACCAATTACAGACCACCAAACACCACCCTGTAAACTCATCGTTCATGCCATGAAAATGCTTCACTTATACCCAAATTCAGACCGCTTCAATAAACCCCAATTCCATATCTCAATTACACCGAAACGGCACCAAACAAACCCCCAAAATCCAGACCACATATGAAACCCTAAATCCGATTTCATTCACATTTAACCTCTGCCCGTACTTGTACTTCATCGGCCAAGAGACAACATAGAAGAAACCATCTGATTAACATCTCAAATCGAACCAATTTCAGGTCACATATGTAAACACAGCCACCACCAGTTTGAGAACAAAACCCGCAGAAGTTAATGAAGAGTAATCACCATTGTCATCTATTACTTCAGCCACTTGACTCAATCGTACAAGATACAACAGAGAACGGTCGCCGCCGTTAGCTTTATCTCTTCTCCCTCGGACTCAAACCGATGTATTCATCTTCTTTTCTCGTTCTTTCTCACAAAAGTGGTACTCAAATGTTGTCTGCAAATATGTTGTCTGCAAATGAGAACACCACCCGCTTGATAAGGAATGATAAGGAAAAAATGTGTGGAGTAAATGGTGCCACGTCCTCCACTTTGTTTACTAACCCCAGGTGACCTTCACCTAACAGCCCACGACTGCATCCATTGAGCTCTGTCTCTTGGTGCCGTCAGCAACTtaagtggtgctgatatatatGAATACAAGTCCAGCCACAATTAGTCATGATTGTCGCAAACGCCAATTAGCTTCTACTTTTAGCCGTTTATATTCTCGGTGATTGGATTTCTTTGTAATTTTTGTAatgacttaaaacaatattattagctaaATATCAagacctagctaatataaatgtgggtataaaaatgtcgcaattacgtgcttatcaaattcccccacacttacattttgctagtcccgaacaaaacaagaaaaaaattatatccgctacacagctggatatggagagacgtctgctaaacagctagacggaaCCACTAAACtgtctgctaaacagcaagacgaatccgctaaacagctggatTAAATGTGTCTGTTAAACAACAAGATGAatccgctaaacagctggatTGATAAATGtccgctaaacagctagacaaaACCACTAAACAGTGGCGTAGAAAGACCGCTAAACAGCTGATCTTATCGTGTAAAATTatcacttcattttttttttttggttaaaatGTACAACAAGCAAACAAAGAAACAATGAAACCTAAATATGCAGACAGAGAATCAGAAAAGCATAGAATTACTTTACCCCCCAACCTAATTTCTACATTGTCCCCAATGTGGTAGTGGTTAAAACAGTTCAAAAGTGGAAAGGGGTAATCAGCCGAGCACAAAATATTATTCAtgataaagaaaagaaagaaaataaaataaaacaacattATTTTACCATTGTCACAGGTCAGTTCGGTTGCATTTAGcccatgcaacaagcctttaaatctCAAGCTTGCACAAGAGGACAAGTTTGTCTCGTGAGGGCTTTCAGTTGTGATACCCACAAACACATCAGAAGAGGGTTGTCTCCCTAAAGCGCTGAATTTTATGTCTCcagccagacatctgcaaaacacAACCAATCAAACATAAGAAGGATCCTCCAGAGTCGTGGTATCGACTTCTGGATTCATAAGTtccaaaactggtttcaaacGCGGCACATAACCTTTAAGATATTGTTGTCATTAGGATTTTGAATGCCAACAGTCCAATCACGAAATTCATTTTTAACATTAAAACGGTCTTTCCATCGTGACTTGAGCTTATCAGAAAACAAATGCAAACCAGAACTGTAGCAAAGAACTGGTTCAACTATTTCCCTAATAGCATGCTTATCAAGAAAAACTTTCATTTTACATTTGCAGTCTGTATCACCCTCATTTATGATCTCATGAAGCTCATTGAGCTGTGACTTCCTATGCGCGCAAATACTAGGATCAAGTCCTTTCATGTCTGCAATACTCCATTTTGGGGCACTTATATGCTTCCTAACAACATTTGAATGCATTGTTTTCTGTTCCTCATTAATTTCAGATGGTATGAAAActtgaacaccttcattttggcctaaacatcaaaattcagttcactagTAAAGGGATTAAGGCCGGGCTTTAGGAATTCCACTGATGGAGACAATGGCTCGGTCTCACTGATTTGAAATGACTCAAATCTAGACGGTCACTTATCCATATCCAGCAACAGGGATGAATTCAGTGAAGAATTAACTTCGTCAATGTATCCATCCTCATCGAAATCCCATAGATTAGGAAAACAAGATTCTAAAGGAACCTTTGCTTCTAGATGAGATGCTTTTTCCTGCACACATgtctcaatcatattaacttcatgaatATCATCTCTACCGCCTGGATCTTTACACGCATCAAATATATTCGACTCAACAGTCATATTTCCAAATGAAATATTCATTATTCAAGTTCGACAATTAATCAAGGCATTTGAAGTTGCAAGAAAAGGACGACCTAAAATGACAGGTATTTCTTTACTAGCATTAGCTACAGGTTGAGTATCCAAAActataaaatccactggatagtaaaatttatcaatttgaatTAACACATTCTCAACTATCCCTCTCGGTACTTTAACTGATATGTCAGCAAGTTGTAGAGTGACCGAGGTGGGTTTTAATTCACCTAAGCCCAACTGCTCATAAACTGAGAAAGGTAGGAGGTTTACActagctcccaaatcaaaaagtGCTTGTTTGATCATGAAATCCCCTATTATACAAGAAATAGTAGGGCATCCCGGATCTTTATATTTGGGAGGAGTGTTGTGTTGAAGAATAGAACTTATCTGTTCCGTGAGAAATGCCTTTTTCTGCACATTATGCTTCCTCTTGATCGTGCAGAGATCCTTCAAGAACTTGGCGTAAGCTGGAAATTGCTTGATCATACTCAAGAGAGGTATGTTGATCTTCACCTGATGAAAAACATCAAGGATATCCTTATTATCATCCATCTGTTTAGTATACAATAAACGATGAGGAAATGGAGCATGCATCTTTCTATCAATTTCAGAATGTTCATTTTGAGTATTACTGTGACTATTCTTAAACTTCAGAGACTTCTCAGGTTCGTTCACCTTCATCGGAGTCTCAATCACCTTACCACTTCTGAGAGTGGTGACAACATTAGCTTGCTCCAAGTTAGAATCTTTAACCTCAAATTGGCCTTTTGGGTTAGGTTGAGTTTGGGCAGGCAATGTCCCTTTCTCCCTAACATTAAGACGTGATTCAATTCTAACTATGCTAGTTTTCAGCTCATCTAAAGTCTTCATAACATTCTGATCTATCTGTGTCTGTccatacactgatctttctttagagtattctctctttccttctttctaagccaatctccctttctgattttacccttaatatcaaaagataatccggacttagttttaagatgatctttctgatcttgcatcttctccagagaaaccatttgatccagacccatagttcggacaaggaatgatcaaaataggagaagaatatttttataattttcatactaccgaaaatataatattcatcaaaatacgaatatatcaaatatcttcaaatactagatattatttccataatctacacataagtgccttgatttttcttcttcctcactcaaagatttggcacacATGGAGA
This DNA window, taken from Papaver somniferum cultivar HN1 chromosome 3, ASM357369v1, whole genome shotgun sequence, encodes the following:
- the LOC113360469 gene encoding uncharacterized protein LOC113360469, with protein sequence MKTLDELKTSIVRIESRLNVREKGTLPAQTQPNPKGQFEVKDSNLEQANVVTTLRSGKVIETPMKVNEPEKSLKFKNSHSNTQNEHSEIDRKMHAPFPHRLLYTKQMDDNKDILDVFHQVKINIPLLSMIKQFPAYAKFLKDLCTIKRKHNVQKKAFLTEQISSILQHNTPPKYKDPGCPTISCIIGDFMIKQALFDLGASVNLLPFSVYEQLGLGELKPTSVTLQLADISVKVPRGIVENVLIQIDKFYYPVDFIVLDTQPVANASKEIPVILGRPFLATSNALINCRT